The following DNA comes from Neovison vison isolate M4711 chromosome 13, ASM_NN_V1, whole genome shotgun sequence.
CACAATGATCGTTGACTCTCCCCACAATAAATGAGTCCCAGAGCTACTTTGCTCACCATTCAGATCCTCATTCCTGACAGTCCAGGGCTCAGCAGAGTCAAAGTGGGTGTCCCCTCCGATGTTGGGGCCCGGGAAATAGGCATGGGCCAGGAAGCCACCCTCGCCATCGAAAGGTGTGCTGTCACCGTGGAAACCCTCAGCGAAGAAGATCATGATGTCTGCTTGCTTCTCATGGCCCTCGCGGATATAGGCATAGGGCACCTCTCGGAATCGAAGCGGTGTGGCGCTCTCCCACACGCGGAATGCCTTGCGAATGGCCTCGAATGTGGCATACTCACCTACCTTGGGTGTGTAATTCTGGATGCTGAGGTCCAGCCacgtggggggaggaggggagcatGTTAGCATCACAACGAATACAATTCTCCTTCCCTGTACTTGCCCAGGTCTGACTGAACCGCCCAGCTACCTCTGCTGCCCTGGCTCTTCCTACTGCCTCCTGATGCCGCTGCACCAAGAACTGAGGGCTCAAGATCCCCTGCAGGCTTCAGTTTCCTGGCCCTGAGGCGCACCCCCCACAGGCTGCACCTTCCCCCAGGATTACAGCCATGTTTCTCCCCACTCCCAGGGATGCTTCCCAGGGACAGAGGTGAGTAGGATAGGAGGCCTCTGAGTCTATGAGCACAACTGATAGGGAGGGCGACCCTGATATTCTGAGAAAGGCAACTTGCCTGTTGGACTCACCAGAAAGTGATCTCATTATGCTGCCATTTGAGGCCCTGGATAGCATAGCGCTTCCTTCGAACATTGGCCTTGATCTCGGCCCCAAACTTATCTGGAACGCCACAGCGGGGACGCCTCATTGCCCTGGGGTTTGAGAATTGTGGCCATTAAAGAGAAAGGTCTTGTGAGGAAAGGGAGAGTGCCTGGCCTTAGAGTCAgtgtggagaaggggagggggcaggagtcAAGCTCATAGGTAGCAAGGTCTCTGTGTTGTGTTGTCGCTGAGAGGtgggtgccatgcaggattcccaCCAGGGTCTGGCACTTACTTCATGGTGTCCGCATCAGCCTTGCCCGTCACGCGCAGACCGTAGAACCTCTGCATGGCAGCGATGGCAGCTGAGAAGGACTGGGGTGAgcggtgtgtgtgcgtgcgcaggTCCCCGGGGGGCAGGTAGCCATACTGTTGCAGCCAGGCCTGCAGGGAGAAGAGCATGGCTTAGAGCATCTCCACTTGGCCCAAGGGgagcctctgcctccccctgctatCTGGCATGCACCCTTGGCTTAGGAGAAAAGGGCAACGAGCTCCCAGCCTGGCTCTGGCAGTGGGGCTGGAGGAGTTCCCAGGCTGGACCTGCACTCTGGCCCAGGCCCCAGTATGACTTGTCCTCTCAGGGCTGTGGGCTCCAACAGGGGTGGGGAGCCATGGCTCCGGACTTTGGCTGTAACTCTTGAGAATGGGAGCCCAGATGGCTTAACTGAGTCCTAGGATAGCTTCTCAGAGCTGTGATTCCTTCCAgcacttttcttctctttgtcagTGTTCTTGTAGTTTGGATCCTGGGAATGGATTGTGCCTGTGATggatggaggcagggaggctgagggGGGCTCTCTTTTGGGTCCTGTATGAGACCCTCTTGGGACAGGAatgccatgcctctaggacccTTACAGCTGACATCTTtttagaaaggaggaagcagagcaggAGCTAGGGCTGAGACGGGCTGCTGAGATAGGACGCTGGGACCTTTGGAGGTGGTGGGGCTGGGACCCAGCCACAGAGCTGGGTTCCTGCCACTGTCCCCATCCAAGCATCTGACCTAGGGCTTGGGACCCAAAGGCCCATTTGAGGTTCTcagaagagggagtgggagatgggGGTCATGGTAGAGACTCGGTGGCAGCACTGTACTTGAGGTATATTGTGAACTGTTCATAAGACAAAGGTTGGCATATTGCTTTAACATAAAGTTAGGttttcgggggcgcctgggtggctcagtggtttgggcctctgccttcggctcaggtcatgatctcgggatcctgggatcgagccctgcgtcgggctctctgctcagaggggagcctgcttccttctctctctctctgcctacctctctgcctacttgtgatctctgtcgaataaataaataaaatctttaaaaaaaaaaaaaaagaaaaaagaaaatgctcagaTTCTCTGATGGAGATACTACGTTGGTCCCTGCTTTAGCTTTGCCTTCCTTAGGAGTTCGGAGGGGGCCTGCAGGTTGCTTAGAATGGAAGTCTGGAGCGCAGAGTGGGTAGAGGCTGCTGCTGGGTGCCACAACCCCCATCCCAGGTTGTCACAATGGATCTTCCTGACGCACTTCACCTCTAGGCCCCAGCCCTGCTGGCCGGAGCATTGCTCCTGCATTGGGGCTGGGGGTGATTCAGGAGCAGCTGACTGGGGACATGTGCCTGTGGGGCAAGAATTGCAACAGGGTTCTGGGAAGTGATCCCCCAAGGCTGATGGGAGTTAGGGCCCAAGATGTAAACAACCTAGCTTTTCCCCAGCCAACAGGCCTGGTCAGAGCAACCTTAGCACCACCCGCCTCTGAGAGCCCCTCCTCAGGGGTAGAGGAGGGAGCCAAGTTTAACCTCTGGGAGACCACAGGGGAGCAGAGCAGGGTGCTACAGAACCTGGTTGATCTCCCCAGGAGCTGTGGACGTGCCCTGACCTGTGTTGGCTGATGCCACAGCTAGTGCCCACGGGAGGCCTGCTGTGGCCTGTGCCCAAGTATGCGGGAAATTCCCTTTGCCCTTAGCCTCAcctgtggtgtacacacacaccccaggctTCTGACCCCTGGTGAGGGAGCGGCTGCTTCAGCTTTGGAGAAGGATGGGAGTGGCCTGCTCCTGGAGCTGGAAGTCAGGAGGACTTAAGTCAGGCCTCCTCAAGCCTCGGGGAAGGAAACTGAGGGGAATTCTCTTAGGGCTGAATAACAGAATGGAGGGTGGCAGAGAGGCGAGGAGAATCCACATCCAGGAGCTCTGGGATAAATCCCTCTTGGGAAAGTAGGCAGGTCTAAATATTCCCACCCACAACGTCCACCCCATACACGATAGAGAAAAATGGAGACTTAGGCAAGAAAGGGACTTCCCTGCATTCAAGAAAGCCTCAAGGCCTGGAAAGGAAGTGcccccatccctctcctcccagGCCTAGGCTCTGAGCAAAGCAAGAACCACAGAGAAGACTAGGAGGTGAGGAACCACAGAAGAGAGGACTCTTGTGTCTGCggctgggtgggggaagggccaaGTGCCAGAAGGGgccacagggaggagagggatgtCCTGGAGCTGGTGCAGGACTCTGGAGGCCTGGTGGGAGGAACCCGGCTGCCTGAGGCCTGGCCACCCCAGCTCACCCTCTAGACTGGCCTGGAGAGGGAGCAACTATGTTAGGTCCAAAAACTCAGTTGGCTGGCTTTGTCTTGAAAACTGAGTGGTCTGGAGGTATTCCCCGAGCGTGGGGAGGTCCAGAGAACCCCTCCCACCTCTGGCCTAGGAGTCCTGGAGAAGCTGGGTGGGTTGGGGGAAATGCTGGCAAACTCCAGCAAGCCCTGGATGAGAGCCTCtgggcctgctcctccctccctctgcctcccacccctccgtGGCCCAGAAGCAAATGGTGGTTCTGGCACTGGGACTGCCCATGACCCACTTAGAACAGAGCCAgggctgctgcccctcccctaggGGGCctagtggggcaggggagggagggcagggcaggcaagGTTGGCAGTGGGCAGCCCCCTGATGCCCAGGCTTCTTTTGTTAGGAGCTCTCCTTGCAGGCCTCCGATGAAGACTCCAGGCCAGGGGTGAGGATGACTCCTCCTGCAGGGCCCTGTCAGGCTTAGCCCCAGGTCAGAGCTGTACTCTCCCTGGTCACCCCCACTCCTAGGGCCACACTTCGCTTTTTAGCCTCAGATCCCTTCGGGACAGAGAGAGTGTGTTCTTTCTGGAGATGTTTCCTCCGGGGGTGGGTCCGGGGCCAGGACCGAGAGAGAGGAAGCCAAGTCCAGATCCCCTCCCCCTTCTGGGGCCCTTCCCGGCCCCTCCCGACCGCACCCAGGCCCTGCCGGGCTGAGTGGGTTGAGATGGCCCAAAATAAGAAGCTGATCAAATTCGTCTCCCACCTTCACCccaaaataagagagagagagcaagaaagagagaaaaaacctCCCTAGACAACTCCCACGCGGCTTCCTCCCAGGGGGGTGGGCCAGCGTCGGGGAATGGGTTGGGGGGGCGCCTGAGACCTGTGCTGGTGCCCTGGGCCcggccctctccccactccccagtgcgatGCCTCCAGTCTTCCTGCACAGAAaagcaattaacaaaattaacaaaaaagcaATTAACAAAGGCAACCAGAAGAGCCTAAAGGCGCCACtggctggggttggggtggggtgggaggtttggggtggtgaggggggcagagggaggaggcggCCTCCCTGCCGAGCCCCCGGCTCACAAGGAAAGCTTTGTCTGTACGGAAAGGCGGCCGGGGCGCCAGCCCTGCGCGACCTTCGACGCCAGGGCTCCGGGCCGCGACACAGAGGGGTCCGCGCGGGGAGGCGGAGTAGGGCGAGGGACAGGGCCGCTCGGCGGGTCTAGCCCCGACCCCACCTGGTGGTGGCTGCACCCGCGGAGGACCGGGACCGCCCGGGAGGCGCGCAGCGTTGGGGGGCCCGGAGCCGCGGCGCGGTCCACCAAGCCTCCCCGGCCCGCGAGTGCGGGCGGGAGAGCGCTGGAGGGCTGGAAAGTTGAAGAAACAACGGACTGGCGCACAAGACAAGAAAGCAGGGCAGCGCAAGGGCTGAGCGGAGTCAAAGTATTTACCAGGCTCCCTCCTGGTTCTgcagctgagctcagagccccggGGAACCGGGGACGGTGGGCCCCAGCTGTAAGGCTCTTCCCAGGAAAGAAAGTAGGTggcggcgggtgggggtgggggggctggttGGGGAAGACAGAAGTTGGATCGACTTGGAAGTTTGGAGATGAGGAGGGAAAGCAAAAGGAGGGGGTTGCTGCTGCCCGGAGCGGCCAAACCCCCGAGCTTGCTGCTCTCCAAGGAGGACCCTGTCCCTTTGGAGACCCCCGGCTCGCCTCCCCGGCGGGCGCGACTCCCGGCAGGGCCGGGGGAGCTCACTTACTTCGGGGCTGAAGCTGCTCTGGGCCGAGCTGAGGGAGGCGAACGCAGTGGCGAGCGtgagcaggggtagcagcagacTGCCGGTGGGCCGTGGGGCAGGAGACATGGTCCGCGACCGTCCCGGCAGCCAACCGTGCAGGCTCCGCGGCGGGGGCCCCAAGCCCTGGGGTCGCGCCGCCACTCCCTTGGGTCGCCTTTGTCTTCGGTGGGCACTGAATTTGGATTCCTAGAGCGCTGTCCGCTTGGAGATGGGGGGATTGTTCTTGAAAGTGCCTGTTCGTTCGTCCCCTCTTTCCCGTTTTTTGATCTTTCTTCTGCTTAGTCTGCGAACTGCATTGCGAGTCCTCTCTCACTCCTCtggtccctcccttctcccacagCCTCTCCGCCCCCGCCCCAATGCCCTCCTTTCCCGGTGCGGACGTGGTTGTTTCAGCCTGAATCCAATTACAGCCAAGAGtcgggtaaaaaaaaaaaaaaaaaaaaaaaagacagaaaacacaaaaccaaaaaaaaaaagcaccctaaGTTGCCTTTTTGTGGTGGAGGCTGCCATCTGCAGGGGTTGAGGCCACAGCTAAGGAcgggggtttgtgtgtgtgtgaaggggggAACCGAGGCCACGGGATGTGGGAGACTTTCTCCCCCTAAGCATATTTTAGGTGGCTTGATTCCCCTGGTATTCAGCGTTTGTCTCACCTCAGAGTGGGAAGTACCGGGAGGCTCAGTGTCCCAGGCGGACAAGTTGAGAGTCTGGGATGCTGGTGGTGGTCTTCAGGTCCACCACACCTGGGTTGGAGATTGTCTGCTGGGACGTGTGGCTCAACCAAACTGAAACATTTGCCCCTGGTTCTTGACAACCACCTCCATCCCTATCCTGCCCCAAACATGCAATAGTAACAAAACCCAACTATCAACCCACCAACTCCACAGCCACACTGGTCCCGTCCTTGCAGAAAAGACAAATGCCGTCCCTTAAACACCATCATTTGCAATCTGGCTACTCCTTATGCTGGCTTGGGAGGAAGGAGGTGCAAGGCCATGGAATGTGGGGAAAGGCAAATCAAGTTCGGGGAAACTGTTAGACAAGAGAGATTGGGAGTTTGGACTTTGGGGTTTGGTTTTCCCCTTTACagtgaaaaaaggcaaaatgttCCTGGATCGACTAAACAGAGAACAAAAGGTGGAGGTAtgctgggaagggggagggagagctgaAACTAACAGTGGGGAAGAGACAGATAAGAGGTTGAGAGTTAGATCTGGAAAAGCAGCCCAACAGAAGCAGGAAAAGTGTGGGAGACAGAAAACTCGACCATCAGCGAAATCTAAGATCCTAGAATTGCATTGGTCAGCGAGAGATGAAGGAGGTAGTagggggaaagaagggagggaaagccaGGCAAGGAATAAAGGAGGCTGGAAAGAATTAAGGTCAGGTAAGAAGCTCCAGCAATACTAGAGATCTGAACTATTACAAGTTTGtggcagaaaaatggaaagaaagcccAGTGCTCTGTATTGTAATAGGAGCAAAGGCCCCTATCTCCCAGAATCCATGATCAGTAACAGGAAAGGTTTCCCTGCGTCCTGGGCAGCTTATGGGTTTGTGGGAGATACGCATGGATATTGGATACCTATGCCACAATGACTGATTGGGGGCTGAGCACCTCCAGGGCTCCCCTACACAAATTGGGGTGGAGAGGTATAGATCTCTCTCTGACCAGGCTCTGGAATTCAGCCAGAACCACAGAAACCTCAAGATCCTACTCTTCAGACATGCAACACCCAAGTCTGGTTCTTCCCATGTCAGCCTTCCCAGTGGGGGTAGCCTCTTGGGCCATCTATCTGAAGTTTAGGAAAACTGACACCAGTTGCTTGCCAAGAAATGGACCTCAGCCAGAAAGCCTTTTTCATcagaacatttattaaatgagtaACTACATGCAGTCTGAGCTGTGTATAGGCCTTTAAAGGCCTGAGTGCCAAGCTAAAACCAGGAGAGCTGCTGCCCCATTTTCATGTACGGAGAGTAGCTGCTGTTCTCAGTTGGGCCAGTCCTATGGCCTGCGAAGGCGGGGAAGGATCCCAGAGCAAGATTCCACTGAACTGGAATGGAGCCAGGGATGAGGGCACTAGGCCAGCTCCTCCAGGCAGTGATCTACAGGCGGTTCTTCCCGGTGTCCACGCTCTCGTGCTCTGAAGATAGATGGGGAACGTGAAGGCTCTCTCTTCTGGCTGGGATGAGGCATGTAGGTGATAGAGAAGAAAGCCAGAGAGAGGCCAGGAAAGGGAGACAGGAActgttttttattgatttgatcGTGGGTTCTGCAGGAGGGCCCCTTTGGGTTTAAGAgcatttttctgcttcctttcttcttcctgcaaCTTCTGCTGCTGCCTGAGCTGCCATGCCTgtaatccagcatccatttcctGTGACAGCAGTACAACTCGTCTCTGAAACAGACAGGAAAACAGGGTGGATAACATCTGGGGCTAGAGCTCTGCACCATATATCCTTTCACTCACAGATCAAAGCTGGAGATTTCAGCTGGAAAATGACACCGCTGGCTGGGGAAGGTGACTGGGTCCTGGAATGGGAAGTGGAGGAGGCAAAATGGGTGGCAGAACGGCCACTACTGGTTCCTGCCCTGGGAGTGCTccactctcttcctcccttctcccagctgTTAAAACGATGGTGAAGGGGGCACATGTGAGCTTAGGTGTCAGCACAGCTCAAGCCAAATTaaactgttcattttttccctcccagtaCACACAGGTTGCCCTGACTGGGCTCTAGCCACTCACTGCAAACTTCTCCCTTTGGGCTTTTCTTCGAAGTTGGCCTCTCATTGGAGGTGCGGGGCGGCCATCTGTAGATGGAAGTGAAGAAAAAGATAGGTATTAGATGGCTGGCAGCACTCTGTGAAGGCACTGGGATAGGAACAAGGGAAGAAACAGTCACTAGTTCCTCTCTCCCATTTCACACCCGGTGTGGCTTTATTCTCCAAAAACCCATCCCTCATTGTCATGGGTAAGGTATGCCAAGAATAAACTCTAAGGCATAGTCCTACTCTATTTCACTTACCCCTCGTTATCCTGGAATGGTCCTTTGTAGGGCTCAATCTCTTATTTCCACacccccaagtttttatttgagagggtgggtaggggaggggcagagggagagactgtcaggcagactccctgctgagtacagagcccgacgtggggctcagtctggGACTCAGTCTCAAGATCTCaactgtgatcatgacctaagccaaaataaagagtctgagcttaactgactgagccacccaggcgcccctctcctgtTTTATCTTTAGAAACCCCCCACTCAGGCAATCTGATCATTGTTCTACTCATCGTGAGTCTTTGCTAAATTCCATCTCACTCCTCAATGAAatgctctcttttcctttcctttcagccCAGTTCTTGTACTTAGGCTCCCCTAAAACCCTATCTACCCAGAAATCCTCCTCAGACCTCTTTAACTCTGTGAGCTCTCTCCTGAAAGAAGTGCCTGCCagggtgctttggtggctcagttggttaagtatctgccttccgatccggtcataatcctggagtccctggatggaACTCAcctcatcagcctccctgctcagcaggaagtatgcttaaccctctccctctacccatccccCTGCCTGCGGTCTTTCTGGCtcgctccctctttctcttaaataaatacacaaaaccgTTTTAAAAAGTGTCTACCAGTGATTTAATATTCATCTAGTTGCCTTGGGAcatttattgtacttttttttttttttgccttatttggCTATCTCAAATTTTTTTGGAAAGGGGTGGAATgcttaagtattattattttttaagattttattcatttgacagacagcatcagtggagggaggggcagagggagaagctgactccccacggaacagggagcccaatatgggactcaatcccaggaccctgacacatgacctgagccaaaggcagacgcttaaccgactgagccaccgaggcacccccattattttctaaaatgtccatgctgttttcccagCTAGACGTTTACAGATTATGTCCCTAAGTTTCACTGTAGTACAGTGCAGGCACACAAGCATATCATACAAATTCTACAAATATCTGCTGATTTGGTGAAAAACATAGTATCTGACCTTAAGTCGTttataatgaagaagaaaaaaaaggacacttaCTTTCTACAAAGTAAGAAACAGTGAAAACTCTGCCCAAAAGTTTTGTGGAAACGGAGAGGTACAATTAAGTAACATATCCAAGACTACAGTATCAGCAAgtagagaaatctttttttttttttaaagattttatttatttatcagagagagagagagagagagagagagggagagagagcagcacaggcagacagaatggcaggcagaggcagagggagaagcaggctccctgctgagcaaggagcccgatgtgggactctgggatcatgacccgagccgaaggcagctgcttaaccaactgagccacccaggcgtccctgcaagTAGAGAAATCTTAAATAAGAATCAATTCAAGTCTTTCCAATATTCCATACTACTTTTAGGAGATGCTGGGTTTCCTGCAGTAAGTAACAAGGTAAAAAAATCTTCACCATCCTTCTCGGGATCATGCTCCTCAAGAACCCAATAGGGTATGAGTATCCAGGTCTCTGTGCTGTGGAAGAGGGCCTCGCCCCTACCCCGTTCTAGTCCTTGCTTTGCGATCACACACACCGAGGTGTGTGATCACAGGAACTCTAAGGCCTCAATTTTCCCACCTGTAAACTGGAGTCCcatattgggggtggggagtggcttCAACTTTTCTAAGATCCATCCCTCTCTTCTAGGAGTAATagctatattttctttctttccttttccttcccctccctccaccccaagtAAAGAGAAGAAACTTTTCCGAAGGGAGCTCTTCATTCTCAGTCCTCACCCTTCTAACCCCTCTCTCTGCGATGTTCATTTACACAGGTTTTCAAAGAGCTCACCTTGCATTTGGTACAAAAATTTCAACAATGTTCTCACCACACTGAACGttgagtctttttaattttttaaaaaccattccaCCACGAGAAACATAAAAATCTTATCACTCCCTCCACCCGGGCGTCCCAAATTAGAATTATCTTCTGCTCATCCTCACAAGATCCTGAGCTAGCTTTACTTTCCATAGGCGTAGTTtaatttacaaaacaaacaagtggGCTCCTTCCCCCGAACTCCAAATATAAAGTtcaggataggggcgcctgggtggctcagtccttaagcatctgccttgggctcaggtcatgatcccagactcctgagactgagccccgcatggggttccctgctctctggggaccctgcttctccctctcccactccccctgcttgtgttccttctctcactctgtctctctgtcaaataaattgaaaaaaaaaattttttttttaaataataaaaattaaaaaagaaaaccaaagttcagTATGTTGGGCACTCAGACACATGCCCACCtcgaccccctccccccacaccacccCCGCCTCGCTCCTTCTCTGGGCGTCCCCTCTGGGAGAAACTGAGTTAACTGTCAGGTCAGCGCTCACCAGCGTAAGACCAGTCTGGGTACTCCGTCAGGGGCCCGTAGCCGGAGGGGTTGGCAGCCAGGCCCTGCCTGGGTGGAGAAAAATAGTCGGGTGAGGATTCGGCCCAGCTTCCGGCTTCCCAGTACCCCGCGCCCCAGTACCCCCAAGACCCGCACTAGACCGGCACTCACTGGAGTCGCCACTGGCTACCCGCCTGAGCCGCCACACTGCTGTGCAGCCTCCGGACACCTGCAGGAAAAACAGGGCAGATTTGGAGCAGAGGCCATGGAGTCATTTCAGGGGTCCCAGACCTGCCCCAGCGGGCTCCCGAACCCACCGACCCC
Coding sequences within:
- the MRPL52 gene encoding 39S ribosomal protein L52, mitochondrial isoform X1, whose translation is MAALRSLLLSVRRLHSSVAAQAGSQWRLQQGLAANPSGYGPLTEYPDWSYADGRPAPPMRGQLRRKAQREKFARRVVLLSQEMDAGLQAWQLRQQQKLQEEERKQKNALKPKGALLQNPRSNQ
- the MRPL52 gene encoding 39S ribosomal protein L52, mitochondrial isoform X2; its protein translation is MAALRSLLLSVRRLHSSVAAQAGSQWRLQQGLAANPSGYGPLTEYPDWSYADGRPAPPMRGQLRRKAQREKFAVSETSCTAVTGNGCWITGMAAQAAAEVAGRRKEAEKCS